In Drosophila simulans strain w501 chromosome 3R, Prin_Dsim_3.1, whole genome shotgun sequence, a single window of DNA contains:
- the LOC120285042 gene encoding uncharacterized protein LOC120285042, with protein MQGCWALSQDATGRGPHSNAAAMQRQSRDPKSSNPLSHYTERNSLKLYFHS; from the coding sequence atgcaaGGATGCTGGGCTCTCTCGCAGGACGCCACTGGACGAGGACCGCATTCAAATGCCGCAGCAATGCAACGACAGTCGAGGGACCCGAAATCCAGCAATCCACTATCTCactacactgaaagaaatagcCTCAAGCTATATTTTCATAGCTGA